A single genomic interval of Saccharothrix saharensis harbors:
- a CDS encoding efflux RND transporter periplasmic adaptor subunit — MSENAFVRVCGLAAAALTAAACTSTGAEPLNPELAPRGTVQTTAKPTRQDLTNKVGLTGKVTMNPLFGIVAPVAGEVRYWSVPEPTGTPTKPTRVATVWLDGKPNNVDVPAGATFGGRLVDDRAKVTAGMPIASAKYAGYGIVAEISGDQAYRISEAAQGVVQAQIKNGPGPFPCTMLGTIAALPAGTVPAAPPEREPDTDATGANTPAPPPRQPDSSSEPTGLRLVCTAPADVKMVNGAAATLELVTASAQGALVVPVEAVAGGQGQGKVDVVGPDGAKKTTDVVLGLTDGKVVEIKSGLTGDETLAVPGPNLPPGDAAGQVEPGAGK, encoded by the coding sequence GTGTCCGAGAACGCCTTCGTCCGCGTGTGCGGACTGGCCGCGGCAGCGCTGACCGCCGCCGCGTGCACGTCGACCGGAGCCGAGCCGCTCAACCCGGAGCTGGCACCGCGCGGCACCGTGCAGACCACGGCCAAACCGACCCGGCAGGACCTGACCAACAAGGTCGGCCTGACCGGCAAGGTCACCATGAACCCGCTGTTCGGCATCGTCGCGCCGGTCGCGGGCGAGGTGCGCTACTGGTCCGTGCCCGAACCGACCGGCACACCGACCAAGCCGACCCGCGTCGCCACGGTCTGGCTGGACGGCAAGCCGAACAACGTCGACGTACCCGCCGGCGCCACGTTCGGCGGACGCCTGGTCGACGACCGCGCCAAGGTCACCGCCGGGATGCCGATCGCGTCGGCGAAGTACGCGGGCTACGGCATCGTCGCCGAGATCAGCGGCGACCAGGCCTACCGGATCTCCGAGGCCGCGCAGGGCGTCGTGCAGGCGCAGATCAAGAACGGCCCCGGCCCGTTCCCGTGCACCATGCTCGGCACGATCGCCGCCCTGCCCGCCGGCACCGTCCCCGCCGCGCCGCCCGAGCGGGAACCCGACACCGACGCCACCGGCGCGAACACCCCCGCCCCGCCGCCCCGGCAACCCGACAGCTCCTCCGAACCCACCGGCCTGCGCCTGGTGTGCACCGCGCCCGCCGACGTCAAGATGGTCAACGGCGCCGCCGCCACCCTCGAACTGGTCACCGCGTCCGCGCAGGGCGCGCTGGTCGTGCCGGTCGAAGCGGTCGCGGGCGGCCAGGGCCAGGGCAAGGTCGACGTCGTCGGCCCCGACGGCGCCAAGAAGACCACCGACGTCGTGCTCGGCCTCACCGACGGCAAGGTCGTGGAGATCAAGTCCGGCCTCACCGGCGACGAGACGCTCGCCGTGCCCGGACCGAACCTGCCGCCGGGCGACGCCGCGGGCCAGGTCGAACCGGGAGCCGGCAAGTGA
- a CDS encoding GDSL-type esterase/lipase family protein has product MVGALLLTGSTFFAIPITAAAVDDRPTAVVSLGDSAMSGEGAGSYEPGTAGENGNWCHRSTQAMVHRTRLADRTFNLACSGADSANVSLADTVHYTEGSQARRLIDIARQYRVTTVVVQVGANDDVRFADTMVDCVAAWVNPFGASCRSKLEREWPGRLAGMAPKVENALRDVRSAMSQAGYANSAYNLILTSYASPVTEKMDRYLHGPQGCPLRLADAAYGRTVAVPQLSEALRGVATRAGVKFLDFSRATENREACSKGESSAGEWQRRLTVDPYALVTGGLDAIGIHMAQQSFHPNADGHGQLGRCLTEFVQGGAGSARCLAGADGNLHAVA; this is encoded by the coding sequence GTGGTCGGCGCGCTCTTGCTCACCGGCTCCACCTTCTTCGCCATCCCCATCACCGCCGCCGCCGTGGACGACCGGCCGACCGCCGTCGTCTCGCTCGGCGACAGCGCGATGTCCGGCGAGGGCGCCGGGTCCTACGAACCCGGCACCGCGGGTGAGAACGGCAACTGGTGCCACCGCTCCACCCAGGCCATGGTCCACCGCACCCGACTGGCCGACCGCACGTTCAACCTGGCCTGCTCCGGCGCGGACTCGGCGAACGTGTCGCTGGCCGACACGGTGCACTACACCGAGGGCTCGCAGGCGCGTCGGCTGATCGACATCGCCCGCCAGTACCGCGTCACCACCGTCGTGGTGCAGGTCGGCGCGAACGACGACGTCCGGTTCGCCGACACGATGGTCGACTGCGTCGCCGCGTGGGTGAACCCGTTCGGCGCGAGCTGCCGCTCCAAGCTCGAGCGCGAGTGGCCCGGCCGGCTCGCCGGCATGGCGCCCAAGGTCGAGAACGCCCTGCGCGACGTCCGCTCCGCGATGAGCCAGGCCGGCTACGCCAACTCCGCCTACAACCTGATCCTCACCTCGTACGCCTCGCCCGTGACCGAGAAGATGGACCGCTACCTGCACGGCCCGCAGGGCTGCCCCCTGCGCCTGGCCGACGCCGCCTACGGCCGCACGGTCGCCGTGCCGCAGCTGTCCGAGGCGTTGCGCGGCGTGGCCACCCGGGCGGGTGTGAAGTTCCTCGACTTCTCCCGCGCCACCGAGAACCGCGAGGCGTGCAGCAAGGGCGAGAGCTCCGCGGGCGAGTGGCAGCGCCGGCTCACCGTCGACCCGTACGCGCTGGTGACCGGCGGCCTGGACGCCATCGGCATCCACATGGCCCAGCAGTCGTTCCACCCGAACGCCGACGGCCACGGCCAGCTCGGCCGCTGCCTCACCGAGTTCGTGCAGGGCGGCGCGGGCTCGGCCCGCTGCCTCGCGGGCGCCGACGGCAACCTGCACGCCGTCGCGTAG
- a CDS encoding AfsR/SARP family transcriptional regulator, whose product MVRVAVLGPVEVAHGERLVAVPGPQLRCVLAVLASEAGRVVPVARLAEALWDVPPATARGTVQVYVSRLRKLLAGPGVALVGTGGGYRLDIDPDDVDLHRFREAAARARASADVAVRRRLLAAALAEWRGAPLADTADGPLRNRLVVALAEERLAALEDRVEADLELGRHHDVVGELTALAAEHPGRERVAAALMLALHRCGRRVEALEVYRRLRGLLVEQAGVEPGADLRHLHQRLLDDADTPAAVATPTPRQLPPAGDLVAREDHLAVLDDLLAVPAAGPVLVALVGIPGVGKTALALRWAHRAADRFPDGQLYVDLGGHGEGEPVPPRAVLGEFLRALGVHRDHVPESEAERSALCRSLLADRRVLLVLDNARSAEQVRPLLPGAPGCAVLVTSRAELAGLAARDGAHPVAVAPMSTEEGVSLLRGVLGRRVDGEPAAAARLVDLCGGLPLALRVVAHRAVRRPSVRLAALADQLADETRRIDLLSPPDDPSAAVRAVFSWSYRALPPDVASLFRRLGALPGPDFDAEAAAAAAGAEVHHRLAVLAAGHLVEEVGLDRYRLHDLLRVYAAELADPEEGRAAAVRVLDWYLDRAAKAVAAVETGADPPDRDAAAGWLEAERRNLVAATRLAAASGLHEHAWRLPDAVWRHWFTLGLVDDWTAAHEVGLASARALGDARAQAAMLNGLGVAHQTAQRHTDALHAYEQASVLWEELGDDASAARTSTNIAIVHYLTGHYREAVEHGDRVLALRLHQDDAFGEAVAHTALGGFHLRLGDPARALDHGQRALTVFEKLAHRFGVAAATLNLGHVHRQAGEPDRAAAHYRDALVRFRELGDQRHEGEALCGLGSVHLERGALSQARDHLDAALAVGVLAGDPPLLGEVRYRLGLLRLATGEPESALRHFEHSRRLGGPYERARGHHGVARAECALGRHGSAARSWRAAAEGYEVLGVPDRAVPGCPVCAAAVSR is encoded by the coding sequence GGTGGCGCACGGGGAACGGCTCGTCGCCGTGCCCGGTCCGCAGTTGCGGTGCGTGTTGGCGGTGCTGGCGTCGGAGGCCGGGCGCGTGGTGCCGGTGGCGCGGTTGGCCGAGGCGCTGTGGGACGTGCCGCCCGCCACCGCCCGCGGCACGGTGCAGGTGTACGTGTCGCGGTTGCGCAAGCTGCTGGCCGGGCCGGGCGTGGCGCTGGTCGGCACGGGCGGCGGGTACCGGCTCGACATCGACCCGGACGACGTCGACCTGCACCGGTTCCGGGAGGCGGCGGCACGGGCGCGGGCGAGCGCGGACGTGGCGGTGCGGCGTCGGCTGCTCGCGGCGGCGTTGGCGGAGTGGCGCGGCGCGCCGCTGGCCGACACGGCGGACGGTCCGCTGCGCAACCGGCTCGTGGTCGCGCTGGCGGAGGAGCGGCTGGCCGCGCTCGAGGACCGGGTGGAGGCGGACCTGGAGCTGGGCCGCCACCACGACGTGGTGGGGGAGCTGACCGCGCTGGCCGCCGAGCACCCCGGGCGGGAACGCGTGGCGGCCGCGCTGATGCTGGCCCTGCACCGGTGCGGGCGGCGGGTGGAGGCGTTGGAGGTCTACCGGCGGTTGCGCGGGCTGCTGGTCGAGCAGGCGGGCGTCGAGCCGGGCGCGGACCTGCGCCACCTGCACCAGCGGCTGCTCGACGACGCGGACACCCCGGCGGCGGTCGCCACGCCGACGCCGCGGCAACTGCCGCCGGCCGGTGACCTCGTGGCGCGGGAGGACCACCTGGCGGTGCTGGACGACCTGCTCGCCGTGCCCGCCGCCGGGCCGGTGCTGGTCGCGCTGGTCGGCATCCCCGGGGTGGGCAAGACGGCGCTCGCGCTGCGGTGGGCGCACCGGGCGGCCGACCGGTTCCCCGACGGACAGCTCTACGTCGACCTGGGCGGTCACGGCGAGGGTGAACCCGTGCCGCCGCGCGCGGTGCTGGGTGAGTTCCTGCGGGCGTTGGGCGTGCACCGCGACCACGTGCCGGAGAGCGAGGCCGAGCGGTCGGCGTTGTGCCGGTCCCTGCTGGCCGACCGGCGCGTCCTGCTCGTGCTGGACAACGCCCGGTCGGCCGAGCAGGTCCGCCCGCTGCTGCCCGGCGCGCCCGGCTGCGCCGTGCTGGTGACCAGTCGCGCCGAGCTCGCCGGCCTCGCCGCCCGCGACGGCGCGCACCCGGTCGCCGTCGCGCCGATGTCGACCGAGGAGGGCGTGTCGTTGCTGCGGGGCGTGCTCGGCCGGCGGGTGGACGGTGAGCCGGCCGCCGCGGCGCGCCTGGTCGACCTGTGCGGCGGGCTGCCGCTGGCGTTGCGGGTGGTGGCGCACCGGGCGGTGCGGCGGCCGTCGGTGAGGTTGGCGGCGCTGGCCGACCAGTTGGCCGACGAGACGCGGCGGATCGACCTATTGTCACCGCCGGACGACCCGTCCGCGGCGGTGCGGGCCGTGTTCTCCTGGTCCTACCGGGCGTTGCCGCCCGACGTGGCGTCGCTGTTCCGCCGGCTCGGCGCGTTGCCCGGCCCGGACTTCGACGCCGAGGCCGCCGCGGCGGCGGCCGGCGCGGAGGTCCACCACCGGCTCGCCGTGCTGGCCGCCGGTCACCTGGTCGAGGAGGTCGGGCTCGACCGGTACCGGCTGCACGACCTGCTGCGCGTGTACGCCGCCGAGCTGGCCGACCCGGAGGAGGGGCGCGCCGCCGCGGTCCGGGTGCTGGACTGGTACCTGGACCGGGCGGCGAAGGCGGTGGCCGCGGTCGAGACGGGCGCGGATCCACCCGACCGCGACGCCGCGGCCGGGTGGCTGGAGGCCGAACGCCGCAACCTGGTCGCGGCCACCCGCCTCGCCGCCGCGTCCGGCCTGCACGAGCACGCGTGGCGCCTGCCGGACGCGGTGTGGCGGCACTGGTTCACCCTCGGCCTGGTGGACGACTGGACCGCCGCGCACGAAGTGGGCTTGGCGTCCGCGCGGGCCCTCGGCGACGCCCGCGCGCAGGCCGCGATGCTGAACGGCCTCGGCGTCGCCCACCAGACCGCCCAACGGCACACCGACGCGTTGCACGCCTACGAGCAGGCGTCGGTGCTGTGGGAGGAGCTCGGCGACGACGCGAGCGCGGCGCGGACGTCGACCAACATCGCGATCGTGCACTACCTGACCGGCCACTACCGGGAGGCGGTCGAGCACGGCGACCGGGTGCTGGCGCTGCGGCTGCACCAGGACGACGCGTTCGGCGAGGCGGTCGCCCACACCGCGCTCGGCGGGTTCCACCTCCGGCTCGGCGACCCGGCCCGCGCGCTCGACCACGGCCAACGGGCCCTGACCGTGTTCGAGAAGCTGGCCCACCGGTTCGGCGTGGCCGCCGCCACCCTCAACCTCGGGCACGTGCACCGGCAGGCGGGCGAACCCGACCGCGCGGCCGCGCACTACCGCGACGCCCTGGTCCGGTTCCGCGAGCTCGGCGACCAGCGGCACGAGGGGGAGGCGTTGTGCGGGCTCGGGTCGGTGCACCTGGAGCGCGGCGCGTTGAGCCAGGCCCGCGACCACCTCGACGCGGCGCTCGCGGTCGGCGTCCTGGCCGGCGACCCGCCGTTGCTGGGCGAGGTGCGGTACCGGTTGGGGCTGCTGCGCCTGGCGACCGGCGAGCCGGAGTCGGCGTTGCGGCACTTCGAGCACTCCCGGCGGCTCGGCGGCCCGTACGAGCGGGCGCGCGGGCACCACGGGGTGGCCCGCGCGGAGTGCGCGCTGGGACGGCACGGTTCGGCGGCGCGGTCGTGGCGCGCGGCGGCGGAGGGGTACGAGGTGCTCGGTGTGCCGGACCGGGCGGTGCCGGGGTGCCCGGTGTGCGCGGCGGCGGTCAGTCGGTGA